The following are encoded in a window of Bradyrhizobium guangdongense genomic DNA:
- a CDS encoding ATP-binding cassette domain-containing protein: MDQRLSNRPVLEVRGLTKRFGGLTAVKNLGFDVNGGEIFGLIGPNGSGKSTAMKSVMGIERPTAGEVVFEGENVAGLPAHKIARKGFGMVFQHSRPLNRQTVLENIMVALLPDSLFMLFPDKALVERAKWIADRVGLGNVMNRRPPTLPFADLRRLELAKAIARDPKVVLVDEPFAGLTRAEVDVFSDLIRSFRDEGRAVMLVDHNVKSVAALVDRVLAMYLGEEIVTGKADEVMRNETVRRVYLGGAIETHARPETSFKDKVPLLQVENVSVHYGKAQALENVSIHIHEGEFVSIVGLNGAGKTTLFNTISGFLPYTGEIIRGGEKLRGTSPAKIARSGLVQCPESRELFGEMTVRENLDLGGQHLTDEARATQLAWLFELFPILKERQGQLAQTLSGGEQQMLAIGRALMMQPQILILDEPTLGLAPVILELLSKALEKLRQTTSITVLLGEQNVTFALPHADRVYVLEHARIVWEGDPARFASEAGADFL; this comes from the coding sequence ATGGATCAGCGGCTTTCAAACCGGCCCGTGCTCGAAGTCCGCGGCCTGACCAAGCGCTTTGGCGGATTGACCGCCGTCAAGAACCTCGGCTTCGACGTCAATGGCGGCGAGATCTTCGGCCTGATCGGGCCGAACGGCTCGGGCAAATCCACCGCGATGAAGAGCGTGATGGGCATCGAGCGCCCGACCGCGGGCGAAGTCGTGTTCGAGGGCGAGAATGTCGCGGGCCTGCCCGCGCACAAGATCGCGCGCAAAGGCTTTGGCATGGTCTTCCAGCACTCGCGGCCGCTGAACCGGCAGACGGTGCTGGAGAACATCATGGTGGCGCTGTTGCCGGACAGCCTGTTCATGCTGTTTCCGGACAAGGCGCTGGTCGAGCGCGCCAAATGGATCGCCGATCGCGTCGGGCTTGGCAACGTGATGAACCGCCGCCCGCCGACGCTCCCCTTCGCCGATCTGCGAAGGCTCGAGCTTGCGAAAGCGATCGCGCGAGATCCCAAAGTGGTGCTGGTCGACGAGCCCTTCGCCGGCCTCACCCGCGCCGAGGTCGACGTCTTCTCCGACCTGATCCGCAGCTTTCGCGACGAGGGCCGCGCGGTGATGCTGGTCGATCACAACGTCAAGAGCGTCGCCGCGCTGGTCGACCGCGTGCTCGCCATGTATCTCGGCGAGGAGATCGTCACCGGCAAGGCCGACGAGGTCATGCGAAACGAGACCGTGCGCCGGGTCTATCTCGGCGGCGCCATCGAGACCCATGCCAGGCCAGAGACCAGCTTCAAGGACAAGGTGCCGCTGCTCCAGGTCGAGAATGTCAGCGTGCATTACGGCAAGGCACAGGCGCTGGAAAACGTCTCGATCCACATCCACGAGGGCGAGTTCGTCTCCATCGTCGGCCTCAACGGCGCCGGCAAGACCACGCTGTTCAATACCATATCCGGCTTCCTGCCTTACACCGGCGAGATCATCCGCGGGGGCGAGAAGCTGCGCGGCACGAGCCCGGCAAAAATCGCCCGCAGCGGTCTCGTGCAATGCCCTGAATCACGCGAGCTGTTCGGCGAGATGACGGTGCGGGAGAATCTCGATCTCGGCGGCCAGCATCTCACCGACGAGGCGCGCGCCACGCAGCTTGCCTGGCTGTTCGAGCTATTCCCGATCCTGAAGGAGCGTCAGGGTCAGCTGGCGCAGACGCTGTCCGGCGGCGAGCAGCAGATGCTGGCGATCGGCCGCGCGCTGATGATGCAGCCGCAGATTCTCATCCTGGACGAGCCGACGCTGGGACTTGCGCCCGTCATCCTCGAGCTCCTGTCCAAGGCGCTGGAGAAGCTGCGCCAGACCACGTCCATCACGGTGCTGCTCGGCGAGCAGAACGTCACCTTCGCGCTGCCGCATGCCGACCGCGTCTATGTGCTGGAGCACGCCAGGATTGTCTGGGAGGGCGATCCCGCCCGTTTTGCCAGCGAGGCCGGCGCCGATTTTCTGTAA
- a CDS encoding branched-chain amino acid ABC transporter permease, which translates to MAGFFTSRLFFVSLALVIIAATLPLYVSGYVLGLLTVAFYFGVFAMAWDLLFGFAGEVNFGPTFLIGVGAYTAGILNAQFGWSVYLCIVLGALASVIAGLVLALPALRVRGPYFGLTTLVAVLMLQNFVVVFADLTGGEIGLTIPDVITINAGANYWIALGFMTISAAILYGLSQSPVGLVLQASGQDPVQAGALGFNIVKHKLAAFIVSAFFSGLSGALLVFYFGTASVGTVVDVAVGVNVIVSAVLGGRRTVLGAALGAIFLIVAGEFLRPTGELATFIVSAVALLVVLFFPGGFLGAALSREARS; encoded by the coding sequence ATGGCCGGTTTCTTCACCTCGCGCCTGTTCTTCGTCTCGCTGGCACTCGTCATCATCGCGGCGACGCTGCCGCTCTATGTGTCCGGCTATGTCCTCGGGCTCCTCACCGTCGCCTTCTATTTCGGCGTGTTCGCGATGGCCTGGGACCTCCTGTTCGGGTTCGCGGGCGAGGTCAATTTCGGCCCGACCTTCCTGATCGGCGTCGGCGCCTACACGGCTGGGATCCTCAACGCCCAGTTCGGCTGGTCGGTCTATCTCTGCATCGTGCTCGGCGCGCTCGCTTCGGTGATCGCCGGCCTGGTGCTGGCGCTACCGGCCTTGCGCGTGCGCGGGCCCTATTTCGGCCTGACCACGCTGGTCGCGGTCCTGATGCTGCAGAACTTCGTCGTCGTGTTCGCTGATCTCACCGGCGGCGAGATCGGCCTCACCATCCCCGACGTCATCACCATCAATGCCGGCGCCAATTACTGGATCGCGCTCGGCTTCATGACGATCTCGGCGGCGATCCTGTACGGCCTGTCGCAATCGCCTGTCGGCCTCGTCCTGCAGGCCAGCGGCCAGGACCCGGTGCAGGCCGGCGCGCTCGGCTTCAACATCGTCAAGCACAAGCTCGCCGCCTTCATCGTCAGCGCGTTCTTCTCCGGGCTGTCAGGCGCGCTGCTGGTGTTCTATTTCGGCACCGCCTCGGTCGGCACCGTCGTCGACGTCGCCGTCGGCGTCAACGTCATCGTCTCGGCCGTGCTCGGCGGCCGGCGTACCGTGCTCGGTGCAGCGCTGGGCGCGATCTTCCTGATCGTCGCCGGCGAATTCCTGCGACCCACGGGCGAGCTTGCGACCTTCATCGTCTCGGCGGTCGCGCTGCTCGTCGTCTTGTTCTTCCCCGGCGGCTTCTTAGGGGCGGCCCTCTCGCGCGAGGCTCGCTCGTAA
- a CDS encoding branched-chain amino acid ABC transporter permease, producing MRAFQILIDGFAISALYALGATGFTLIFGVSGVLNLSHGAIMVAAAVAAWAAASILGVGTYAGALIGVGVALVTAFATYFAVVKPIQDSRRIPNEEKEIFVLTGTLLWGIMIQELIAYFFTNNAKTVLPIVEGVVDLLGVRTPSNEIFTAIVCCLVIALLWLLVNRTRTGKAVLAASMNPRGVTLLGLELTSIYIVVWAIYGILAGIAGVLLGMFLGVSSYSVGPLTASAFSIVVLGGLGSVSGSLIAAFVVGYLETLTAYLVSPAYRTIPALLLLVFVMYIRPQGLLGRR from the coding sequence ATGCGAGCTTTCCAGATTCTGATTGATGGCTTTGCCATCAGCGCTCTTTACGCTCTCGGTGCCACCGGCTTCACGTTGATCTTCGGCGTCTCCGGCGTGCTCAACCTCTCCCACGGTGCCATCATGGTGGCGGCAGCGGTGGCGGCCTGGGCCGCGGCCAGCATTTTGGGGGTCGGCACCTATGCCGGCGCGTTGATCGGCGTCGGCGTCGCCCTCGTCACGGCGTTCGCCACCTATTTCGCAGTGGTGAAGCCGATCCAGGACTCCCGGCGCATTCCCAACGAGGAGAAGGAGATCTTCGTCCTCACGGGAACGTTGCTCTGGGGCATCATGATTCAGGAGCTGATCGCCTATTTCTTCACCAACAACGCCAAGACCGTGCTGCCGATCGTCGAGGGCGTCGTCGACCTCCTCGGCGTCCGCACGCCGAGCAACGAGATCTTCACCGCCATCGTGTGCTGCCTCGTCATCGCGCTGCTGTGGCTCTTGGTGAACCGCACCCGCACCGGCAAGGCGGTGCTGGCGGCGTCGATGAATCCGCGCGGCGTCACGCTGCTCGGGCTCGAGCTGACCAGCATCTATATCGTGGTCTGGGCAATCTACGGCATTCTCGCCGGTATCGCCGGCGTGCTGCTCGGCATGTTCTTAGGCGTCAGCTCCTACAGCGTCGGACCGCTGACCGCGAGCGCCTTCTCGATCGTGGTGCTCGGCGGCCTCGGCAGCGTCTCCGGCTCCCTGATCGCGGCCTTCGTGGTCGGCTATCTCGAGACGCTCACGGCCTATCTGGTCTCGCCGGCTTACCGCACCATTCCGGCGCTCTTACTGCTCGTGTTCGTGATGTATATCCGGCCCCAGGGCCTGCTGGGGAGGCGCTGA
- a CDS encoding ABC transporter substrate-binding protein: MNKALSGALRSAFGAAALLAASGAAFAADPLRIGVIAEAQAIAGASIPQAAQLAADEINAKGGIDGRKIEIISYDNHSSSADSVRAFQRAVNEDKVNAVIASYISEVVLALEPWAARLKTPFVTPGAASNEISKSVHADYEKNKYTFHGYLTSAALALSVCDAAKDLLVDKLHMKSAVIMSEDAAWTKPLDIGYEDCLPKIGLKVLDHIRFSPDTTDFTPIFNKIEGAKPDVIITGISHVGVQPTVQWKNQQVPIPMFGISSQATNETFGKDTNQAAEGVLYQGVSGPGVAVTPKSVPFAENFRKKFGNYPSYAGYTAYDEVYYIADAVKRAGSSDADKLVDALEKTDWEGTIGRVQFYGKDDPFTHSIKYGKGLITGLMLQWQDGKQSAVWPKDVAKVDIKFPSFIKLSN; the protein is encoded by the coding sequence ATGAATAAAGCACTCTCTGGTGCATTGCGAAGTGCGTTTGGTGCGGCCGCGTTGCTGGCAGCCTCAGGTGCGGCCTTTGCGGCGGATCCGCTTCGGATCGGCGTGATCGCGGAAGCGCAGGCGATTGCCGGCGCCTCGATCCCGCAAGCCGCTCAGCTCGCCGCCGACGAGATCAACGCGAAAGGCGGCATCGATGGCCGCAAGATCGAGATCATCTCGTACGACAACCACTCCTCCTCCGCCGACTCGGTTCGCGCGTTCCAGCGGGCGGTGAACGAGGACAAGGTCAACGCCGTCATCGCCAGCTACATCAGCGAAGTGGTGCTGGCGTTGGAGCCCTGGGCGGCGCGACTGAAGACGCCGTTCGTGACGCCGGGTGCTGCCTCCAACGAGATCAGCAAGAGCGTCCATGCCGATTACGAGAAGAACAAGTACACCTTCCACGGCTACCTGACCTCCGCGGCGCTGGCGCTTTCGGTCTGCGATGCGGCAAAGGACCTCCTCGTCGACAAGCTACACATGAAGTCGGCTGTGATCATGAGCGAGGACGCCGCCTGGACCAAGCCGCTCGATATCGGCTACGAGGATTGCCTGCCCAAGATCGGACTGAAAGTGCTCGACCACATCCGCTTCTCGCCCGATACCACCGACTTCACGCCGATCTTCAACAAGATCGAGGGTGCCAAGCCGGACGTGATCATCACCGGCATCTCCCACGTCGGCGTGCAGCCGACGGTGCAGTGGAAGAACCAGCAGGTGCCGATCCCGATGTTCGGCATCTCCTCGCAGGCGACCAACGAGACCTTCGGCAAGGACACCAACCAGGCCGCCGAAGGCGTGCTCTATCAGGGCGTCTCCGGGCCCGGCGTCGCGGTGACCCCGAAGTCGGTGCCGTTCGCGGAAAACTTCAGGAAGAAGTTCGGCAACTACCCGTCCTATGCCGGCTACACCGCCTATGACGAGGTCTATTACATCGCCGATGCGGTGAAGCGCGCCGGCTCGAGCGATGCCGACAAGCTGGTCGATGCGCTGGAGAAGACCGACTGGGAAGGCACGATCGGCCGCGTCCAGTTCTACGGCAAGGACGATCCGTTCACGCACTCGATCAAATACGGCAAGGGCCTGATCACCGGGCTGATGCTGCAATGGCAGGACGGCAAGCAGAGTGCGGTCTGGCCCAAGGACGTCGCCAAGGTCGACATCAAGTTCCCGAGCTTCATCAAGCTCAGCAACTGA
- a CDS encoding D-alanine--D-alanine ligase family protein has protein sequence MADKIRVVVLYGGRSGEHEVSLKSAASVLGHLDRARFEVIPVSIDKTGRWQWIDLAGIDPEEASLPILPDAPEIRLARGADGCGVLMPVVEGATEPIPIDVVFPVMHGPLCEDGAMQGLLELADVAYVGSGVLASAVSMDKDVAKRLAELAGVPVAPYRVLTRKAFAADRASSLAKAVEGLRLPAFVKPCNMGSSVGIHKVKTWDALGPALDDAFRYDLKVLVEQGIDAREIEVAVLDGETLFASVASELNPNAHHEFYSYEAKYLDPDGARVDLPARLDAAQMARVRALAVQVFAALECSDLARVDFFLDRQTGEFCFNEINTLPGFTSISMYPKMMEASGVPYGELLTRLVHLALDRYQQRHALERGYSS, from the coding sequence ATGGCAGACAAAATTCGCGTCGTGGTCCTCTATGGCGGCAGATCCGGTGAGCACGAGGTCTCGCTGAAATCGGCCGCTTCCGTGTTAGGGCATCTCGACCGCGCGCGTTTCGAGGTGATCCCTGTTTCCATCGACAAGACGGGCCGGTGGCAATGGATCGATCTTGCCGGGATCGATCCGGAAGAGGCGTCCTTGCCGATCCTGCCCGATGCGCCCGAGATACGGCTCGCCCGAGGCGCCGATGGATGCGGCGTTCTCATGCCTGTTGTCGAAGGCGCGACCGAGCCGATCCCGATCGACGTGGTGTTTCCGGTCATGCACGGTCCGCTGTGCGAGGACGGTGCGATGCAGGGCCTTTTGGAGCTCGCCGACGTCGCCTATGTCGGGTCGGGCGTTCTCGCCTCTGCCGTCAGCATGGACAAGGATGTCGCCAAGCGGCTCGCGGAGCTCGCCGGCGTTCCGGTTGCGCCCTATCGCGTGCTGACCCGCAAGGCCTTCGCCGCCGATCGCGCCTCCTCTCTGGCCAAGGCGGTCGAGGGTCTGCGACTGCCGGCGTTCGTCAAGCCGTGCAACATGGGCTCCAGCGTCGGCATTCACAAGGTCAAGACATGGGATGCGCTCGGCCCGGCGCTCGATGATGCGTTTCGCTATGATCTCAAGGTGCTGGTCGAACAGGGCATCGACGCCCGCGAGATCGAGGTTGCGGTACTCGACGGCGAGACGCTGTTCGCGAGCGTCGCCAGCGAGCTCAATCCCAACGCCCATCACGAATTCTATTCCTACGAGGCCAAATATCTCGATCCCGACGGCGCGCGCGTCGATCTTCCGGCAAGATTGGATGCAGCCCAGATGGCGCGGGTGCGCGCGCTGGCGGTGCAGGTCTTCGCGGCGCTCGAATGCAGCGACCTCGCGCGCGTCGATTTCTTCCTCGATCGGCAGACCGGCGAGTTCTGCTTCAACGAGATCAACACCCTGCCCGGCTTCACCTCGATCAGCATGTATCCGAAGATGATGGAAGCTTCGGGCGTGCCATATGGCGAGCTGCTGACGCGCCTCGTCCATCTGGCGCTGGACCGCTACCAGCAGCGTCATGCACTGGAACGCGGCTATTCGAGCTAG
- a CDS encoding 3-deoxy-manno-octulosonate cytidylyltransferase → MRPIVIIPTRLGSTRLPGKALTEINGQPMIAHVLRRGLEADIGPVVVACGDQAIVDVIAGLGGRAVLTDPHLPTGSDRAHAALQLIDADAAYDVVIVLQGDLPTIDPATIRATMEPLSRHADCSIATLATEIEDPMELEAPSVVKIALAIHPEDTIGRAVYFSRAVIPAGAGKHYHHVGMYTYRREALAKYVGLPRGVLEQRESLEQLRAIEHGMRMDAKVIRTEPLGVDTLADLERARDLLTARAI, encoded by the coding sequence ATGCGTCCAATCGTCATCATACCCACCCGGCTTGGTTCGACCAGGCTCCCGGGCAAGGCACTGACCGAGATCAACGGTCAGCCCATGATCGCCCACGTCTTGCGAAGAGGTCTCGAGGCCGATATCGGCCCCGTCGTCGTTGCCTGCGGAGACCAAGCCATCGTGGATGTCATCGCCGGCCTGGGGGGCCGCGCGGTCCTGACTGACCCGCACCTGCCGACGGGATCGGATCGCGCGCATGCGGCGTTGCAGCTGATCGACGCGGACGCCGCCTATGATGTCGTCATCGTGCTTCAGGGCGATCTGCCGACGATCGATCCGGCGACGATACGGGCGACCATGGAGCCGTTGTCCCGGCATGCCGATTGTTCGATCGCGACGCTCGCCACCGAGATCGAGGATCCCATGGAGCTTGAGGCCCCGAGCGTCGTCAAGATCGCCCTTGCAATCCACCCGGAAGACACCATCGGTCGCGCGGTCTATTTCAGCCGGGCCGTAATTCCCGCAGGCGCCGGCAAGCATTATCATCACGTCGGCATGTACACCTATCGCCGCGAGGCGCTGGCGAAATATGTCGGCCTGCCGCGAGGCGTCCTCGAGCAGCGCGAAAGCCTCGAGCAGCTCAGGGCGATCGAGCACGGCATGCGAATGGACGCCAAGGTGATCCGGACCGAGCCGCTCGGCGTGGACACGCTGGCCGATCTGGAGCGCGCGCGAGATCTCCTGACGGCCAGGGCGATCTAA
- a CDS encoding SMP-30/gluconolactonase/LRE family protein, translated as MTRQQQREQDVALSRRTLVQGLALGAASAVAGTSTALAQNGPAAPPTTITTPPRDFGPHGAPTTYFWDPDVIAADPSFNNLAQPNTAIKRLYTGVLWAEGPAWSAQGRYLLWSDIPNNRQMRWSEDDGHVSVFRTPSNYSNGNSFDFQGRQLSCEHLTRRVTRYENDGTATILCDNYNGKKLNSPNDVVAHPDGSYWFTDPPYGGQLYEGEPDAGGKLNPRIGQPADFMPKKRELPTNCYRIDASGRVDLVVSEDQVPDPNGLCFSPDYKKLYVVSTGKGPGDTGPGGKGEIFVFDVGEDNKLSNMKLFSDCVIDGIKCGPDGVRCDVNGNVWASSNAGRAVGYNGATVWSPEGKLLGRIRLPEVCGNITFGGPKRNRLFMAASQSLYAVYTATQGAGPG; from the coding sequence ATGACACGCCAACAGCAGCGTGAGCAGGATGTTGCGCTTTCACGACGGACACTGGTGCAAGGGCTTGCGCTCGGTGCCGCGAGCGCGGTGGCCGGAACGAGCACAGCGCTGGCCCAGAACGGACCTGCCGCCCCGCCGACCACGATCACGACCCCGCCGCGCGACTTCGGCCCTCATGGCGCGCCGACCACCTATTTCTGGGACCCCGACGTCATCGCGGCCGATCCGTCCTTCAACAATCTGGCGCAGCCCAACACGGCGATCAAGCGGCTCTACACCGGCGTGCTCTGGGCCGAAGGCCCGGCCTGGAGCGCGCAAGGACGCTATCTCTTGTGGAGCGACATTCCCAACAACCGGCAGATGCGCTGGAGCGAAGATGACGGCCATGTCAGCGTGTTCCGCACGCCATCGAACTACAGCAACGGCAACTCGTTCGACTTCCAGGGCCGCCAGCTCTCCTGCGAGCATCTGACGCGGCGGGTGACACGCTACGAGAACGACGGCACCGCCACGATCCTCTGTGACAATTATAACGGCAAGAAGCTGAACTCGCCGAACGACGTCGTCGCGCATCCTGACGGCAGCTACTGGTTCACCGATCCCCCCTATGGCGGCCAGCTTTACGAGGGCGAGCCCGATGCGGGCGGCAAGCTCAATCCAAGGATCGGGCAGCCGGCCGACTTCATGCCGAAGAAGCGCGAACTGCCGACCAATTGCTATCGCATCGACGCTAGCGGCCGCGTCGATCTCGTCGTCAGCGAGGACCAGGTGCCCGACCCGAACGGCCTGTGCTTCTCGCCCGACTACAAGAAGCTCTACGTCGTCTCGACCGGCAAGGGACCGGGCGACACCGGCCCCGGCGGCAAGGGCGAGATCTTCGTGTTCGACGTCGGCGAAGACAACAAGCTCTCCAACATGAAGCTGTTCTCCGATTGCGTGATCGACGGCATCAAGTGCGGACCCGACGGCGTACGTTGCGACGTCAACGGCAATGTCTGGGCTTCGAGCAATGCCGGCCGCGCGGTCGGCTATAACGGCGCGACGGTGTGGTCGCCTGAGGGCAAACTGCTCGGTCGCATTCGCCTGCCGGAAGTCTGCGGCAACATCACCTTCGGGGGCCCGAAGCGCAACCGCCTGTTCATGGCGGCGAGCCAGTCGCTCTACGCGGTGTATACGGCGACGCAAGGTGCAGGGCCGGGCTGA
- a CDS encoding 2-isopropylmalate synthase, translating to MAPANKSDKDRVIIFDTTLRDGEQCPGATMTFEEKLEVAELLDDMGVDVIEAGFPITSEGDFQAVSEIARRSKNSIIAGLSRAHPADIDRCAEAVKFAKRGRVHTVIATSPLHMRVKLNKTPEQVIETSVAMVARARNQIDDVEWSAEDGTRSEMDYLCRIVEAVIKAGATTVNIPDTVGYTVPEEYTHFMKTLIERVPNSDKAVFSVHCHNDLGMAVANSLAGVVGGARQVECTINGIGERAGNAALEEIVMAINVRNDKFPYWNKIDTTQLTRASKLVSAATSFPVQYNKAIVGRNAFAHESGIHQDGVLKDASTYEIMRPEMVGLKQSSLVLGKHSGRHAFVHKLEEMGYKLGPNQLEDAFTRMKALADRKKDIYDEDIEALVDEEMAASHDRIKLTSLTVIAGTHGPQRATMKLDVDGQIKIEEAEGNGPVDAVFNCIKRLVPHDAKLELYQVHAVTEGTDAQAEVSVRLSQDGRSMTARAADPDTLVASAKAYLGALNKIVMKRQRDTVTTAAAS from the coding sequence ATGGCCCCCGCGAACAAGTCCGATAAGGACCGCGTCATCATTTTCGACACCACGCTGCGCGACGGCGAGCAGTGCCCCGGCGCCACCATGACCTTCGAGGAGAAGCTCGAGGTCGCCGAGCTGCTGGACGATATGGGCGTCGACGTCATCGAGGCCGGCTTCCCGATCACCTCCGAAGGCGACTTCCAGGCGGTGAGCGAGATCGCCCGCCGCTCCAAGAACTCGATCATCGCCGGCCTGTCACGCGCCCATCCCGCCGACATCGACCGCTGCGCCGAAGCCGTGAAATTCGCCAAGCGCGGCCGCGTCCATACCGTGATCGCGACCTCACCGCTGCACATGCGGGTGAAGCTGAACAAGACGCCGGAGCAGGTGATCGAGACCTCGGTCGCCATGGTCGCCCGTGCCCGCAACCAGATCGACGACGTCGAATGGTCGGCCGAGGACGGCACCCGCAGCGAGATGGATTATCTGTGCCGCATCGTCGAGGCCGTCATCAAGGCCGGCGCGACCACGGTGAACATCCCCGATACGGTCGGATACACGGTGCCGGAGGAATACACCCACTTCATGAAGACGCTGATCGAGCGCGTGCCGAACTCCGACAAGGCCGTGTTCTCCGTGCACTGCCATAACGACCTCGGCATGGCCGTTGCGAACTCGCTGGCGGGCGTCGTCGGTGGCGCGCGCCAGGTCGAGTGCACCATCAACGGCATCGGCGAGCGTGCCGGCAACGCTGCGCTCGAGGAGATCGTGATGGCGATCAACGTGCGCAACGACAAATTCCCCTACTGGAACAAGATCGACACCACCCAGCTGACCCGCGCCTCGAAGCTGGTGTCGGCCGCGACCTCGTTTCCGGTCCAGTACAACAAGGCCATCGTCGGCCGTAACGCCTTCGCCCATGAGAGCGGCATCCACCAGGACGGCGTGCTGAAGGACGCCTCCACCTACGAGATCATGCGGCCCGAGATGGTCGGCCTGAAGCAGTCCTCGCTGGTGCTCGGCAAGCACTCCGGCCGCCATGCCTTCGTGCACAAGCTGGAGGAGATGGGCTACAAGCTCGGTCCGAACCAGCTGGAAGATGCGTTCACGCGGATGAAGGCGCTCGCCGACCGCAAGAAGGATATCTATGACGAGGACATCGAGGCGCTGGTCGACGAGGAGATGGCGGCCTCGCACGACCGCATCAAGCTGACCTCGCTCACCGTGATCGCCGGCACCCATGGCCCGCAGCGCGCGACCATGAAGCTCGACGTCGACGGCCAGATCAAGATCGAGGAAGCCGAGGGCAACGGTCCAGTGGACGCGGTGTTCAACTGCATCAAGCGCCTCGTCCCGCACGATGCCAAGCTCGAGCTGTACCAGGTTCACGCGGTCACCGAAGGCACCGATGCGCAAGCGGAGGTCTCGGTGCGGCTGTCGCAGGACGGACGTTCGATGACGGCCCGCGCGGCGGATCCTGATACGCTGGTCGCCTCGGCAAAGGCCTATCTCGGCGCGCTCAACAAGATCGTCATGAAGCGTCAGCGCGACACCGTGACGACTGCGGCGGCGAGCTGA
- a CDS encoding TRAP transporter substrate-binding protein, with translation MRTFAIAASVAALALGLAGPASADPIIIKFSHVVATDTPKGKASEKFKELAEKYTNGKVKVEVYPNSTLYKDKEELEALQLGSVQMLAPSNSKFGPLGIREFEVFDLPYILPDLKTLRKVTEGPLGAKLLKLLEPKGITGLAYWDNGFKQMSANKKLIAPADYQGVKFRIQSSRVLQAQFKALGSLPQVMAFSEVYQALQTGVVDGQENTWSNIYTQKMHEVQKYITETNHGYIGYVVIVNKKFWDDLPADIRDELSKAMKEATDFNNAQSQKENDDALAEIKKSGKSEIIKLTAEQDEAMRKAMEPVYKDAAGRVGQPLIDEFQKVAKSTTN, from the coding sequence ATGCGCACCTTCGCGATCGCGGCGTCCGTCGCGGCTCTGGCACTCGGGCTTGCCGGCCCCGCCAGCGCCGACCCGATCATCATCAAGTTCAGCCATGTCGTCGCGACCGACACGCCGAAGGGAAAGGCGTCCGAGAAGTTCAAGGAGCTCGCCGAGAAGTACACGAACGGCAAGGTCAAGGTCGAGGTCTATCCGAACTCGACGCTGTACAAGGACAAGGAAGAACTCGAGGCGCTGCAGCTCGGCAGCGTGCAGATGCTGGCGCCGTCCAACTCCAAGTTCGGACCGCTCGGCATCCGCGAATTCGAGGTGTTCGATCTGCCCTACATCCTCCCTGATCTGAAGACGCTGCGGAAGGTGACGGAGGGCCCGCTCGGGGCCAAATTGCTCAAGCTGCTCGAGCCGAAGGGCATCACCGGGCTCGCCTATTGGGACAACGGCTTCAAGCAGATGAGCGCCAACAAGAAGCTGATCGCGCCAGCGGATTATCAGGGAGTCAAATTCCGTATCCAGTCCTCGCGCGTGCTGCAGGCCCAGTTCAAGGCGCTCGGCTCGCTGCCGCAGGTGATGGCGTTCTCGGAGGTCTACCAGGCGCTGCAGACCGGTGTCGTCGACGGCCAGGAGAACACCTGGTCGAACATCTATACCCAGAAGATGCACGAGGTGCAGAAGTACATCACCGAGACCAACCACGGTTACATCGGCTACGTCGTGATCGTGAACAAGAAGTTCTGGGACGATCTGCCGGCGGACATCCGCGACGAGCTGTCGAAGGCGATGAAGGAAGCGACCGATTTCAACAATGCACAGTCGCAGAAGGAGAATGACGACGCGCTCGCCGAGATCAAGAAGAGCGGCAAGAGCGAGATCATCAAGCTCACCGCCGAGCAGGACGAGGCGATGCGCAAGGCGATGGAGCCGGTCTACAAGGATGCCGCAGGCCGCGTCGGCCAGCCGCTGATCGACGAATTTCAGAAAGTGGCCAAGAGCACGACGAACTAG